The Bremerella cremea sequence AAATGGTACGTTGCCGCCGATATGGCTGCCTGCTTCTTCGCCGTTGACAAAAACGCGGCAAGCATAGTCCACCGCTTCAAAGTTCAATAGCGTCCGTTTCCCTTCGCTCGGATTGATCTCGATACTGCTCTGATACCACAGGGCTTCGGTTGGGCGCAGATTACGCTCGACGCCAGATAACTTCGATTCGAGGGCAAAGGGCACCAAAATCTGACCATCCCACTTTGCGGGAATATCGTTTTGGTTTTCTGAAGTAATCGCGTAGTTCCATAGTCCGTTCAGGTTCTGCCAATTTTCACGCGTCATCTGCGGACGTGGATACTCTTGCCAGACGTTGTCTTCGGTAACCTGTTCGCCCCATTGGGTAATCAAAGGGGAATCATACGGACGCAACGGAATTCGGGCCGGAGGAAGCTTAGGAACGTTATCCGCATCGACCACATGCACATCGATGTACTGGCCGCCAGCATCTTGATGCGTGTGAACGGCCAGCACGTTGCTTCCCACCTTTAATGCCTCGCGGCCTTCTTTGGAAAGTGGGACGACATCGTATTTATTTTTCCACTTGGTAAACTTCGCGACTTCAATACCGTTGAGAAACACCTCGGTCTCGTCGTCGTGATGAATCAGCAAAGCCGCCTTTTCGGGAATCGCTTCGAGCTCGATCGTGCGACGCAGCCAGATATCGGACGTGTTCCACTCAGTTCCAATGCGCGATCCTGGTGTCCCCCGTGTTCCAAATCCACCGTACCCTTCTGCCCACGCTTGATCGTCGAAATCAACCTTCTGCCAGCCTTCGCTGGGCTGTTGAAAGGTGTATTTCCAAGGCCCATCAAACGCATCTGGATCAGCGTCTTCTGCAAGCGCCGTCAGCGGAACGGCTACGAAAGCCAGCAACAACGCCCAAGCGACCTTCGGGCGGCACACATCCAAGTAGTTCATCTTTCCATCTCCAATTGCATGATCAGGCAATAATCTCTTGCCGGGGGTATCTCCCTATATTGTCTCACAGAACGGACGAAAAGCGAATGAGTTGCCGCGTAACCATATTGAGAATTTTTTCGCAGCGATTTCTCGCCAGACCAGGGTATTCAGGCAGACAAGTCATGTAAGTTTTCCCAACGTTTTGCGGTGGGGCCAACAACCGAGCAATGAGATATGCGGCTGCAAACGCGCTTGTTCTTTGGAGCTTCGTGTCTCTGTCTGGTTGTGTTCAACTTCCTCAATTTTTGCTGAATCAAGCGAACCTATCCGCCCTCTGTTCCTCTTATCTCGTGAAGGACGAATTACCTTTCACTGGCGGTTAAGGTAATCGCTTGATCTATCTATTGAGGAGTTGATTTCCATGTCGCGCCACAGTCTCAACCTGCTTTTAAGTTCACGCGAGGAACAAGCGCGGCAGGAATCGCGGTTTCTATCCCTATTCCTCGAACGTGTTCTCTGGTGACGTTTCCCTGGTCAGATCTTAAACATCTACCCAGGCCCGACGTCCCCCAGACATCGGGCTTTTTTCATGCCCTGATATCACCCTGGACTGGTAGCTGAGACGGCATAGCGGCGGTTTGAAGAACCGCAGACGAGGATTCGAGCGCCTCCCGGTCCACTTGCGCGCCTTCAGTAAGCACGCCAGCCAATCGCCATTTGGCCCGTTCGACTTCTGGTGAGGTCATCGGTCTTTCAAGCCGAGCAGGTAGGGTTCGAATCCCACACGGGTCACTATTTCGGAAGTCATCCGGCTGGATGAGGAAACTGTCTTGAAAACAGCTGGCGGCTAAACGCCGCTTGTGGGTTCGAGTCCCACGGCTTCCGCTTTCGATTTTTGAACGGCTCGGTAGGCAACTGGCAGACCACCTTGTTTCAGACACAGGGATGCTGTGGGTTCGAATCCCACCCGAGCTATTCCTCTTCACGGGGAAATGAAAAGGCTCAGTGGCAACTGGTTGACCGCTCGAACTTAAACTTCGAGGACGCTGCGGGTTCGAATCCCGCCTGGGCCACTTGGTGGAGGTTGCTTCATCCTGCGATCAGGTACGCAAACTTGGAAAAGCGGCCACGTTGAGGGCGTGGTGACTTTGTGGGTTCGACTCCCATCCTGATCACTGACCACAAAATTTACGGAAGGTAGCCGAATACGGTTTGTCGGGCCGGTTTGCTAAACCGTGCGTCCTTTTTGGGGCATGTGGGTTCAAATCCCATGCCTTCCGCTCATTTGTATGGATGTTCTAGCCGAGTTGAATTGGCCGATCTCCCTTGCCGTTTGAGAATTTCGCGAGGCTAATTCTGCGATAGCCCAAGACTTTCCGACAGTGGCCGATCCAACGATATACCCCGAGTGGTCCATCCGTCTTTCTTCATAGATGCGATTTCAACCCTCCGCAGTGGAAGATGATGGCCGTTTTGAAGTTTTCTCGGTTACGGCAGCCACCGACTCGGCGTTTTCTGGTCATGATGTTGCTGTTCATGCCTTCCGCTACCGCGTTGGTGATTCCGTGCGTACAGTAGCAGACTACGTTGGTCAATCGCTCCTTGATCGTTCGAGTTGCCTTCTTCGTCGGAGCGAGCTTGATGTGGATCACGCGGCGATACCAGTTTTTGAAATAAGTGGTCGCCGACGACGCATCGGCATGCTCCCACAGGGCTTCGGTGATATCTTCGATACGACGTACCGAAACGCCTGCCAGGTACATCTCGACTAATGCTTCTTCGACGCTCGATTCACGCCGCTTGAAGCGTTCGATGATCTGCGTCTCGAACGGCAGGCTCCGCAGCCGGGGCACCTTCAATTCGACTTCGCCCGCCTTGGTCTGCAGCTTGCGAAAATACGAGTCAGCTCTGGAGTCGAAGCGATCACGCTACCGCTCGTAACGCTTCGCCCCGCACGGCCTCTCCGTTAATCTGAATCGCAACCCGGATCTCTTCGCTGCAGCGATCTTCTGGTAAATTCGTCATCGTCAGTCCTCGGTTCCGGGTCGTTGATGTTGGAAATCAATTCCATACCAGAGCCACGGCTGGCTCTCAAATTGTGCGCACTATTCATAACGTTATCGAGCGGCACCGAGGTAATCCAACGGTGATACTTCCACCGCAAGTTCGGAAAAAGCGGGACAAAATCAATAGAAACTCACTCAGGCCCTTTCGCTGTCACTGCGTCGACATGCAGGCGGAATCTAGGTCGACGGGAATCGCGGCTTGGATCGCTACGCAAATGACAGTGTTCACATTCTGCCTTGGTCTTGATTTGACTTCTCGAATCAGGTCTCAGTCAACATTTTGAGTAGGTTGGGAATTCCGTTTCCTTGATGGTTGCGGTCGCGTCCGACGTCGTTGCAGTTGCTTAAAAGAATCTTCTTTACTTCGTCGGGCCGGCCGATGAATTCGCGGCGGACTGAGAGAAACGCTGCAAGCAGCCCAGAGACGTGAGGGCACGCCATGCTGGTCCCGCTGGACTCGCGATATAGGCGGCCATTGAAATCGTTGCTACACGAGCTGATTCGTTCGCCTGGAGCAACGACATCGGGCTTGATTCGTCCATCCATCGTTGGGCCACGTGAAGAGAAGTGCGAGACGCCGTATAGGTACGGTTTGTCTGTATTGACCGACCCCACCGCGATACAGTCCTCGAGATTCGCTGGATCGCCAATCGACAGTGACGTGTTGAGATCAAATGGCCCGTCCTGTGTGGAGACCTGGATTTGACCATCGTTGCCCGCGGCAACACAAACCAACGTTCCCTGACGCCAGAGGTCACGAAGCTCTTTGCAAATTGGCGAGAATCCACATCCGTAGACAGTTGGGTCAAAGGAACCTCCAAGACTTAGATTCACACCATGAACGGCCAATTCCGAATTGTTTTCATTACGTCGGAAGATATCGTCGATCGCCTTAATAATCGAGGCATCCTCACCAAAGCCATGATCGTCTAGAACCTTGTACACCAACAGTTTCGTCCTGGGAGCGATGCCGCTGTGCTTCAACGATCTTTCTTTTCCTCGACCAGCAATGATGCCGCAGACATGCGTACCGTGGCCATCGGGATCACCCATTAACGGGTCTTCAATCAATATTGGTTCGTGAGACGCAGTCGTACAGTCAAGGACCTCGATGATGAGGGAGTTGTCGTAGCCCGTTTTATCACTGTTCCTTCGTCTCAGAAAATGGGGATGATCAAATCGACACCCAGTATCAAGCACCGCCCAGGTAATCCCCTGTCCACTTGATTTGAAACTCGCGCGAGCGGCGTCACCGCCGATCGCGCGATGAGAGCGGAAAGTAAGTTTCTTCTTGGCCGAACTTCGCCACACCGCGTAAATGTTCAAATTGGCGTGGTCCATAGCGAGTGCATGAATTTCCGTTGGCGTTAAATGCGCAGCAACGTACTTTCGTAATCGCTGGACACGAGCCGCTATTAGCGCCTCATCAGGATCGTTCTCGCCGCAGTAGGCTTTTACGACTGCCTCAACATGTTGGGCCAAATGCTTGATTCGTCCGGCCAGGCTTTTTAATCGCTTGTTCTGTTCTCGCTGTCTTTTTTCTCGATTTTCCATCTCATCGTACGTCTCGTCGACGGCGGGGAACTTCCACGCCAATACCTCGATCAGAACGGGCTGGCGCATTTCGCGGGCGGCAAAGCCGTGAGCCACGTCACGCGCAATCACGAAACGCCTGGTGGAGTCGAACCGCATCACTTGATGGACGACAGCGCGGACCTCCGCGTGCGAAAGATAGCCAGCCGAGTCGTGGGGATTGGCATTGGCAACGCTCCAAAGACTTCGTTTGATGATTCGATGATCCTGAATCTCACCGAATGCTGAAGCAGAGACAGCAAAATCATTTGCCAGTTGAGTATCCAACGAGACGGGATCCAGCCGGTCCGAAAAATTGTGCCAAAATCCAATTCCGCTCGGAACTTCAATCGGCAAACCGTCTTCAGTGAGTTGATCTTGGATTTCGCGAATCCCCAGTGGCGCGCCAAGAGTGACAAACAACGAAACAAGCTTTCGCTGTTCGCGGGTCATTTCGCAAAGCACTTCATAGGCGATGATCGTGCCCATGCAGTGGGAGACCAAGACGAAAGACTGTTTAGCCTTGGTAATTTGCCGCTGCAATCGCTTCTTGATCCGACGACGAACATCAGGGTCAAAAAAATACGCCGCCGTATCCTTAATGAACCGCCGCAAAAAAGCATCGGCAATACGGCCGTGCCAACTTCTCGATGCTGGTATGGCGCGAGAGGAAATCGACTCAGTATCATCATCTCTTTCCAAATCCAACTGAGCCGAAAGGCGTCTGACGAATGCCGCAGCACGCTCGTTATCGGGATCGAGTCCAGCATGTTCAAGCACCGACGTCACATCGCGATCCCCAATAGTCGTTGCTTGTGACAACACGTTTTCTTCATGATCACCATGCAGGATATCCGCCCAGTACGCACCGCAGGTCTGCTCACCCATTGGTCGACCAAACAACGCCAAGTCCCACTGCGACTTCCACACGTCCGCAGGCGAATGCGAACCGATGCCGTGAATGTAGATACACCGAATTGAAGTTCTATCTTCTTCGTCTGAATTGCACCTTTCTCCGTGTTGTCGCATTCCCACCGTAACGCCTCACTTTTCGCTCTTCAGAATCGCTAACCACAAAACTGCATACATCTGCCATTGGCAAAGAAGCGTGCGAAACCAATGACCGCCCCTCAATTCCGAAGCCGCGCATGAATTAGCATTACAGCCCCGTCATAGGTAAACTCGTCAGATTTAACGACAACGAATCCAGCTTCACTAACCATCTCAAGATACTCGCTCGAAGACGTTCGCTTCGCGATTCTGCGCTCTATGTCCTCGTTGATTTCCCTTATGAGAGAATACTCAGAAGCCACGGCGTCCATCTGTCCCGTATCCTTGAGATGCGATTCAATACCATCAAGTAACGGAGTGAGAGATATATCTGCATGTGTCGTCGACAAGCCAATCACGCCACCCGGACGCAGAATATCCCGCACGTTGCAGAGGCATTTAAACGGGTCTTGACTGCTATACAGCACATTAACGAGCACCGCGGCGTCAAATTTTTCTTCTTGAAAAACGTCAGCGAGATATTCTGCACGCGCTTTGACGATTCGATGCATGTTTGGATCAAAGCCCTTTGAACGCATCCGATCAATCATTTCCGCGCTCGATTCGACAGACGTTACTCGAATGTTTCTTTCCAAGAGAACTTCGGTGGAGTTTCCCGTGCCAGCACCAATATCGACGACACTAGAGCAATTGTCGCCTACAATAGACGTAACATCGGCAAGAAGTTTTTGGTAGGGAGGATAGCCTTTGAGTACTTTATCATAGGCTGTAGCGTACACTCCCCATAATTTGTCCTGCCAAATGCGTTCCCGTAGATCCGATTGAAATACATCCCAGTTTAGGGATTTAACGAAAAGGGCTGCAGCCCAGCCCCGACGCTCTCCATCTATACCGTGGAGCTGAGTTGCGACTTTGTGAAAATGGGCGATTCCATATCGGTTTGAACGATAGACAAGGAGTTCATCGTCATTAAATGGCAGGTCGCCTGCCCGTACACGCTCCGAAAATTGTTTTGCATGTGCAAATACATCATCTTGATTTGCAAGTCGAGCAATAAAATAGTTTACATGGCGATACAAAATATGGTGCGCGATCTCCTCGAATAATAGTTCAAACGCAATATTCCAACCGACGATATTCAAGTCTCCGTTCAGGTAATATGTCGGCGTTGTATAATATGTACTTTGTCGAAGAACCGGAACAATAGTTTTATGCCAACTGTCCAATCCTGCCTTAGGAGCATTCATGCCGGTGATTTCATAATGCTCTTCGACTAATCTATCTATGTCTGTTTCACTTGACGACGTGGGAGCGTCCGCATTCGCAATCTGATATTTGGCATCTCGGCTCCCGTGCTTTTTTATCGCCTTAATCAACTGATGGCATGCAGCCCCTAGCGATGCCGTCAGATTGTCCTCATCTTTTTCAAACGTAATCGGAGTTACGCCAGCAAGATCACTGGGTATCTTTACTTTATCTCCTCTCTCACAGAGCATGAAGGTTCGTTCTCGCCCAAGCACTCCAGTAAATAGGCCAAGCTCGAAAACAATGTTGTCACGGGGGGCACGCTGGTTCTCACCCCGGCTGTTAACGACATCGTCGGCTGACAATACCAATACTGCGAAGTCAAATTCTTCTGCATGTTCTGTAAGAGCCTGAAGCGAAAACTCGGATGGACCAAAAATGCCTTGATCCCAGCATCGACCCCTGCACACATAATCAAGCCCTTCCTGTATCTCTCGAGCGATCGCCAATGCTTCGACAGTGGAGCCAATAAACATGGTCGGTTTTTTTAACTCGGTCATTTTACTGCGCCCTCAATATTCCTTTCTTGCACGCGGATTGGAAAGGTGCATCCGCCCGCATTCCAACCATCGTTTTTCCAATTCCAAAGCTCTCACCTCGTTGCCCGATGGATCGATACCCATGTTGTTTGTAAAGTGGCATGTGCAGACCGAGACATTCAAGTAAGCAGCCATTTACTTTCCTCGAAGCCATGTCATCCATAATGAATCTGATAAGATTCTTAGACACGCCATAACCTCGCCATTCTCTTCTTACGATGATGCGACTGAGTTCGCCCCACACTTGGGTGTCAAATGCCTTCCCGAGTTCTTCTTGTAATGAAAACGCCTCAAACGCTGGCAACCGAAACCGCGCAAGAGCATCTTGCTGGCTCTCAATATATCTGCGGAGCAAGCGGTTGGTTTTTATTAGTGAGTTCACCCAACCGACAGATAGCTCGGGGTTGTCGTCCGTGAGTACGACCCGGCCAGTCGCGATTAATTCCGAACCTCCAGCCTTGCTTTCCGTAAAAACTCCGTAGTGTTGTGAGAAACTGTCACACCAATTGAGTTCGAGCTTCGATCCCGTTCTGTAGTACGCTTCGCTGAGGTAGCCCATGATGTCATATACTTCATGGCGAAGTTTAAGCGCCTTGCGAAACTCATCTAACGTCTGTAGTGGACGAACTTCGTAGTGACTAAGCGTATCGGTTTTGCGATTTGTTGGCGGAAGGAGATACTCGAGTTTTTGGAAAAGTCGCTTCAAGGTTTCTACGCAGACACTATAAGTGGCTGTTCGTGAAATTACCTGGTCAATGTCCGTGATCCAAAGTTCCCTTTCGCCAAGTCCCAATGTTGCTACAGGAAGGTCATCGAGATGTTCTGAGATCACTTCGTTGACTTCACTTTGATTTGCTGCGTCCGATGGCGTAAGTTGATCTGAAACGATGATGACTCCTACTGTCGTAAAGCCGGACACTTGTTGTTGCACAGCATTAACGGCGTCAGCTAGCGAACTGAATGCTTGAAGTAGTGTAATGTCATAGTGTGGCGTCGTAACTCGTGACTTGCAAAGTTCTTTCCATTTGGAACGCAGGTCAGAATCTGCGATTGCTAGGACAACGTGAATTTCCATTTTGGTATTCCTCCGCCGGTTCTAGTACGCGAACTCAACTATTTTTCGGTTTGCGAGACTAATTGACTTCGGGATCCCACCTCTCGCAATCCGCTCCCAAAGACCGCTTCAGTCGAAGAATCAAACGAATCGTGTTGCGTAAGTTCGTCGAAGTCGAGGCCAGTCTCTTCGGCAAGCTTGCTAAGCGACACTTGATAAAGATGGAATTCGTCATCAACTCGACCTTCAGTAAAAACCAAGTCCCCCTGGCTGATAATGTAGGCGGCGACTTTGAATTCGTCATCGTCTTCGTCGTGGAAGGCGATTAGCTTCCAAAAGTCATCGGGAATTTTGACATCTCGGTAAGTTTTGTCGGTGTCTCGAAAAATGGGCCCGGCCATGACGGAGACTTTTAGCTTGTCAACATTCAAGTCCTCGAAGACGGCGTTTTCGAGTTCACCCCAAAGACCGCCTTTGGCGGACTGATTGAACGCTTCGTGTTGCGGGGTCATATTGGTAAAAAAGAATGAGTCGCGGTTGGCAGCCTTGGCTTCTTTGAGTGGTCCCCAGTTGAGATCGGCGCGGCGGGCGACGTGGCCTCGATCGTATGCGTTGTTTTTGTAGAGTTCATTGCCCGCCTGATATTCCGCAGGTACGCGGGAATCACGGATAAATCGGATGCCTTTGCGTGAAAGCTGTTTCATATTGCTGCCATCGATATTCCAAGCGACAAAACGTGGCAAGGATCGCGACTTGCTTTGGCAAACCGAGAAATGTGTGTAGTGAATCAGATGCGAGCCATTGTGCTTAAATGCGTCCTTGGCGAACTTCTTTGACAGCTTGGGCGTTGGAACGGTTTCGGAGAGAAATTTATGGTCGTATCCGCCCCCCTTGCTTTCGCCGATATCGAATTCGTCGTCGCCACCTTGGCCGACAACGTCTGTCGCTCCATTTCCGTCGCCAGGGTCATGAACTGGCCCAATGTGATAGACATTGCCGGTTCCGGGGCGGCCGAGCGAAATGGTGATGTGTAAGGGAACCTCGAAGGTTACGTCTTTCGGGTTGGTTTTCATCTGGTGGCTCCGGGCAGGGTTGCGTTGATACTGTCGGTAGTCGGATTCGCTTTGGTCGTCGGATGGCGATTCGGTGTTTTCCCAATAGGGTTCGAGGTCCAGATTCGGGTCAGGGACCCCGGGCGCGAACAAGACTCCGGCGTCAACGACGCGGGGATCACGAGCGAGTTCGTATCCGGGAACGCCATAGTTTTCGATAAGATATTTGCCGCCAAAGTGGAGAGCGGCGACGGTCCCGCTTTCGACATCGATGATGGCAGAGCCCGAGTTGCCGCCGAGTGTTGATGCGTCGTGCGTGAGCGCCGCGACAGGGCTTGAGAGCCATTTCGAGCTTACTTGGCGTTTCTGATTCGATACGCGTCCAGGAGCGATTCGTTTGACTTCGTACTGGTCGCCAAAGATTTCTTTTTGGGCTTTTACCCCGTTTCGATCATCAAAGGCGGGGTAACCGACCGCGACGATTGCTTGTTTGCGTTTGCGGAGCGTTGGATAAGTGGTCGTTGACAACCGAAGCGGTTCGATGTCGGGCAGGTCGGCCTTGAACAACGCCATGTCCCAATATGGATGGACCATGACGCACTCGTGTAGAACGAATCCATCTTCCTGTTCAAAGCTTGGCTCGTCGTCAAAATCGACTTCCGCTCGAAGGTCAAAGATCTTGACTCGTTTGCCTCTGCCAACCCCCATCGTGAATTCCATCGCGACATGACGGTTTGTCATCACGAGGTTTTGGCCGACAACGAATCCGGTGCCGGCGTAAGTCGAAAGATCGGTGATGTCGATTCGCCCAACGGCCGGAAACGTGTTCCGGATTCGCTTCAGCGTCCTGGGATCCTTGGTAATGAAATTGAATTCGCCAGGAAACGGATCAAACTTTTTGCCATAAATTCGGTGCGAGGGGCGGTTCTTGCGATGCACGATGGCTTCGAGGTGGTAAAGGCCTTCGGCGGAGACCGACTTGCCCTGTACGGCGCGCATGGCCGCTTCTTCTGCCTTCTTGATTCGCTTCGTACTCACTCCTTCAAGACCATCGTCGTCAGCGATGAAGTCGACAAATTCCTCCATCGGCGTATCGCCGGCGATGGAATTCACGTACTGGAGCAAACGTTTTGCATGCTCGTCGGGCGTGATGGTTTTCTCCATGAGATAGCGTGCCTTTGTGGTGAACGGATAGTTTTGAAAATAGCTGCATTTCAAATGTCGACTTGGTACTTACCTTCTTCGTTTTTAAAGAATGTGAAGGTTTGTTCGACGGCGTCCATGTTGAGTTTGCCGTAAATGTGTGGGTACAAACCTCCGGTGGCTGGTTCCCATTTGATAGGTGCGGTGACACGACTTTTGCGGACGACCGCGACGTGGATGGTGTCGTTGTCGCAGTAGTATTTATTGGCAAGTCGCGTGATCTGACCTATCGGTGATGCGTGTATGAAATCCTCGGTATCCAGTGATTTTGGTGCGTAGACTCCCTGGACTGCCGATTTCTTCAGGACTTCGGGCGACATCAGGACGTAGATGAACGGATCACCTCCGTCAGCGTACATACGGCGAAACATCTCGGTGACTCGCACTTGTTCTTTACCGCCGTAAACGTGTAGGACTTGAAACTCGCCTTTTACTTCGGTGGGAGTTCGCGATTGACTGATGACTTGGATTTCAGCCAATGCTGTCCAATCGGATTTTGTTAGCCAGATTGGAATATCGTCAAAGAACACACGACTGCCGGACTTGCGAAACGCACGGATTTCACCAATAGCGAGGCCAGTGTATTCGTCGCTGCGAAGGATGGAGTTGATTTCGACATGGAAGCCCATCAGTCTGACTCCTCGTCGACTAAGCGGAAACACGGGCCATAGTTGAACGGTTGATTGTGGATTGGGACCTGCATAATCTCGATTGCCAATCGAGGCAGGTCGGCCATCATGGTGGCGATTGCTTGGTTGAGTGAGGCGTGGCTGCTTGTCGACCAAGCTAGCGCCAGATGCTTGAGCATTCGAGTGTACGCAAGATCAAATTGGAGCATCTTGTCCCAAATTTCGGCGGGAACCTCATCTTGCTGATAGCCGCCAGGCGGGATTTCTGCGACGGGCCAGCAGTCGGGCAGGTGGACTTCGGGACCTTGATGAACCCATCTTCCGTCGTCGGCTTGGATCAGTTTGCGACCGACTGCGACTTCCTTGAAGCGATAGTAGTGAGCCAGTTCATCGGTCTCGTCATCCTTGACGGATTCAGATGTGCCTTCGCCTTGATCCTTGATCAGGTCGATGGCGGCTTCGACATCTTCGATGGAGCCAATGTTCTTGGGAATGTACTTGCCGTTAGGCTGTTGCGACTCGCCAAAGTAGGCTTCGATTTGCCCCTCGCGATTGAACGGGGGATCAACGTTCTCGAAGACTAGCTTGATTTTGTCGTAAAACTCTCCAATCCGAGCAAAGTTTTCTTTTTGTCGGACAGTTTCAAGGTGAGCGATATCTGTTTCAGGCTCTTCGATCTTCATGAACACGCCGAGCGCTTGTTTTGAAAGTCCCTGTAGCGAAACACTCAACAACGGCTTCACGCCGCCAGGCATCGGGGATGGATATCGAGGAATCACCTTGGAATCGAAAATGCGGGGAGTGCCGCCGATTGACGCCAGCATGTTGCACGCTAACGACATGTGCAGCATCTCTTCGACAAGCACTTCGCGAATGGCGACGGCGACCGGATGGCGATGATCCTTCACAGACCAAAACGCCATCAGGTATGGCGGGATGGTGAAGAATTCGAGTTCGATGGCGGACTGCAAGGCCTGCTTGAGCCACTCAAGGTCACAGTCACCTATATTCGTTTGGGCAAGCTCTGTGATGCGATTATCGCTCATGCTACGTCTCCGTCGTGAATCAGTTTGTCGGCAAGACGCAGCGAGAGTGCGGATAGCGTGAGCGTCGGGTTGACGGCGGCGCCGCTTGGGAAGACGGCATTGGAACAGACCCACAAGTTCTCGACATCGTGGACTCGCAGGTCGCGGTCGACAACGCTGGTCGCGGGGCTATCGCCCATGCGACAGGTACTCGCAGAATGGTCGCCACGCTGGGCTCGCACGGCGGCTTTCGTAATCTTTGCGCCGGTCTCGCGGACGATGCGCTGCATAATATCTAGGCGTGTTGCGGCTCGATCGGTAAAGTCAAATTCACGAGAAAAGTCGACTTTCGTCTGCGGCAGGCCGATTCGATTACAGTTGGCACCAAGACTGACGCGGTTATCAAGGATCGAAAACTCCTCCATGAATCCTTGCAATTCAATTTCCATTGGGCCCATGGTTGCACGTTCGATCTGGGCTCTTGTTTTTCCCGTGATCATCATGCCAGCAAGATCGACTTTGGGGCGACTGCGGTCCTTGAAT is a genomic window containing:
- a CDS encoding transposase; translated protein: MEDITEALWEHADASSATTYFKNWYRRVIHIKLAPTKKATRTIKERLTNVVCYCTHGITNAVAEGMNSNIMTRKRRVGGCRNRENFKTAIIFHCGGLKSHL
- a CDS encoding S8 family peptidase, with product MGEQTCGAYWADILHGDHEENVLSQATTIGDRDVTSVLEHAGLDPDNERAAAFVRRLSAQLDLERDDDTESISSRAIPASRSWHGRIADAFLRRFIKDTAAYFFDPDVRRRIKKRLQRQITKAKQSFVLVSHCMGTIIAYEVLCEMTREQRKLVSLFVTLGAPLGIREIQDQLTEDGLPIEVPSGIGFWHNFSDRLDPVSLDTQLANDFAVSASAFGEIQDHRIIKRSLWSVANANPHDSAGYLSHAEVRAVVHQVMRFDSTRRFVIARDVAHGFAAREMRQPVLIEVLAWKFPAVDETYDEMENREKRQREQNKRLKSLAGRIKHLAQHVEAVVKAYCGENDPDEALIAARVQRLRKYVAAHLTPTEIHALAMDHANLNIYAVWRSSAKKKLTFRSHRAIGGDAARASFKSSGQGITWAVLDTGCRFDHPHFLRRRNSDKTGYDNSLIIEVLDCTTASHEPILIEDPLMGDPDGHGTHVCGIIAGRGKERSLKHSGIAPRTKLLVYKVLDDHGFGEDASIIKAIDDIFRRNENNSELAVHGVNLSLGGSFDPTVYGCGFSPICKELRDLWRQGTLVCVAAGNDGQIQVSTQDGPFDLNTSLSIGDPANLEDCIAVGSVNTDKPYLYGVSHFSSRGPTMDGRIKPDVVAPGERISSCSNDFNGRLYRESSGTSMACPHVSGLLAAFLSVRREFIGRPDEVKKILLSNCNDVGRDRNHQGNGIPNLLKMLTET
- a CDS encoding TIR domain-containing protein, with amino-acid sequence MTELKKPTMFIGSTVEALAIAREIQEGLDYVCRGRCWDQGIFGPSEFSLQALTEHAEEFDFAVLVLSADDVVNSRGENQRAPRDNIVFELGLFTGVLGRERTFMLCERGDKVKIPSDLAGVTPITFEKDEDNLTASLGAACHQLIKAIKKHGSRDAKYQIANADAPTSSSETDIDRLVEEHYEITGMNAPKAGLDSWHKTIVPVLRQSTYYTTPTYYLNGDLNIVGWNIAFELLFEEIAHHILYRHVNYFIARLANQDDVFAHAKQFSERVRAGDLPFNDDELLVYRSNRYGIAHFHKVATQLHGIDGERRGWAAALFVKSLNWDVFQSDLRERIWQDKLWGVYATAYDKVLKGYPPYQKLLADVTSIVGDNCSSVVDIGAGTGNSTEVLLERNIRVTSVESSAEMIDRMRSKGFDPNMHRIVKARAEYLADVFQEEKFDAAVLVNVLYSSQDPFKCLCNVRDILRPGGVIGLSTTHADISLTPLLDGIESHLKDTGQMDAVASEYSLIREINEDIERRIAKRTSSSEYLEMVSEAGFVVVKSDEFTYDGAVMLIHARLRN
- a CDS encoding GNAT family N-acetyltransferase: MEIHVVLAIADSDLRSKWKELCKSRVTTPHYDITLLQAFSSLADAVNAVQQQVSGFTTVGVIIVSDQLTPSDAANQSEVNEVISEHLDDLPVATLGLGERELWITDIDQVISRTATYSVCVETLKRLFQKLEYLLPPTNRKTDTLSHYEVRPLQTLDEFRKALKLRHEVYDIMGYLSEAYYRTGSKLELNWCDSFSQHYGVFTESKAGGSELIATGRVVLTDDNPELSVGWVNSLIKTNRLLRRYIESQQDALARFRLPAFEAFSLQEELGKAFDTQVWGELSRIIVRREWRGYGVSKNLIRFIMDDMASRKVNGCLLECLGLHMPLYKQHGYRSIGQRGESFGIGKTMVGMRADAPFQSACKKGILRAQ
- a CDS encoding DNA/RNA non-specific endonuclease encodes the protein MEKTITPDEHAKRLLQYVNSIAGDTPMEEFVDFIADDDGLEGVSTKRIKKAEEAAMRAVQGKSVSAEGLYHLEAIVHRKNRPSHRIYGKKFDPFPGEFNFITKDPRTLKRIRNTFPAVGRIDITDLSTYAGTGFVVGQNLVMTNRHVAMEFTMGVGRGKRVKIFDLRAEVDFDDEPSFEQEDGFVLHECVMVHPYWDMALFKADLPDIEPLRLSTTTYPTLRKRKQAIVAVGYPAFDDRNGVKAQKEIFGDQYEVKRIAPGRVSNQKRQVSSKWLSSPVAALTHDASTLGGNSGSAIIDVESGTVAALHFGGKYLIENYGVPGYELARDPRVVDAGVLFAPGVPDPNLDLEPYWENTESPSDDQSESDYRQYQRNPARSHQMKTNPKDVTFEVPLHITISLGRPGTGNVYHIGPVHDPGDGNGATDVVGQGGDDEFDIGESKGGGYDHKFLSETVPTPKLSKKFAKDAFKHNGSHLIHYTHFSVCQSKSRSLPRFVAWNIDGSNMKQLSRKGIRFIRDSRVPAEYQAGNELYKNNAYDRGHVARRADLNWGPLKEAKAANRDSFFFTNMTPQHEAFNQSAKGGLWGELENAVFEDLNVDKLKVSVMAGPIFRDTDKTYRDVKIPDDFWKLIAFHDEDDDEFKVAAYIISQGDLVFTEGRVDDEFHLYQVSLSKLAEETGLDFDELTQHDSFDSSTEAVFGSGLREVGSRSQLVSQTEK
- a CDS encoding DUF952 domain-containing protein, whose amino-acid sequence is MGFHVEINSILRSDEYTGLAIGEIRAFRKSGSRVFFDDIPIWLTKSDWTALAEIQVISQSRTPTEVKGEFQVLHVYGGKEQVRVTEMFRRMYADGGDPFIYVLMSPEVLKKSAVQGVYAPKSLDTEDFIHASPIGQITRLANKYYCDNDTIHVAVVRKSRVTAPIKWEPATGGLYPHIYGKLNMDAVEQTFTFFKNEEGKYQVDI